Proteins from a single region of Paenibacillus sp. BIHB 4019:
- a CDS encoding ABC transporter permease subunit: MRHEAQSAAALAASTRAAKRSRWFRKLYGQRHVQVMALLGILWMIIFNYVPMYGIIIAFKEFNIVKPISAAPWVGWSHFQEFFQDESFVNVMRNTLGISLIKLAIGFPLPIIFALFLNEVRSVLFKRSVQTISYLPHFLSWVILGGILTTWLSDVGIVNHVLLALNVIKEPISYLAEPDYFWGIIITSDIWKELGWSAIIYLAAISSVSPEMYEAATIDGAGRFQKMWYVTLPSIKATISILFILAVSGVLNSNFDQILVLRNALNESASNVIDMFVYQTGMQQGRYSYATAVGLFKSVIALILLLIANRVTKKINNTSLF, encoded by the coding sequence ATACGGCACGAAGCACAATCAGCGGCAGCGCTTGCTGCAAGCACGAGAGCGGCCAAGCGCAGCAGATGGTTCAGGAAGCTGTACGGCCAGAGGCATGTGCAGGTGATGGCGCTGCTTGGCATTTTATGGATGATTATTTTTAATTATGTTCCGATGTACGGCATCATCATAGCGTTCAAAGAATTTAATATCGTCAAGCCGATCAGCGCGGCGCCTTGGGTAGGCTGGTCGCATTTTCAAGAATTTTTCCAAGACGAGAGCTTCGTCAATGTCATGCGCAATACGCTGGGCATCAGCTTGATCAAGCTGGCGATCGGTTTTCCGCTGCCGATTATATTCGCCTTGTTTTTGAACGAGGTGCGCTCGGTGCTGTTCAAAAGGTCGGTGCAGACGATATCCTATTTGCCGCATTTTCTATCGTGGGTTATTCTTGGCGGCATCCTGACGACATGGCTGTCGGATGTCGGCATCGTTAACCATGTGCTGCTGGCGCTTAACGTCATTAAGGAACCGATCTCGTATCTTGCAGAGCCGGATTATTTCTGGGGCATTATTATTACCTCGGACATATGGAAGGAGCTTGGCTGGTCCGCCATTATTTATTTGGCCGCGATTTCGAGCGTGTCGCCTGAAATGTACGAGGCGGCTACGATTGACGGTGCAGGCCGCTTTCAGAAAATGTGGTACGTTACACTGCCAAGCATCAAAGCAACGATTTCGATTTTGTTCATTCTGGCGGTCAGCGGCGTGCTGAACTCCAACTTTGATCAAATTCTGGTGCTGAGAAACGCATTAAATGAAAGCGCAAGCAATGTGATTGATATGTTCGTCTACCAGACGGGCATGCAGCAGGGACGGTATTCCTATGCCACCGCAGTCGGCTTGTTCAAATCCGTTATCGCCCTTATTTTGCTGCTCATCGCCAATCGTGTAACGAAAAAAATCAATAACACATCGTTGTTTTAG
- a CDS encoding extracellular solute-binding protein, with protein MVKQPAIKRLLVLPLAAALVFTAACSSNSSTNEGATNGGASPTAAAEVKLTQEDKGWEVDKSPITFDWYINFAWFPNKWGVDDTSKYITEKTGVDINFIVPAGNEAEKMNTMIASGSLPDFITLGWYEDAVKKMIEGELVLPLNELADQYDPYFYKVTDPAKLAWYKQEDGHIYGYPNASSSPKDYEKFGDSITSTQTFLVRKDMYEAIGSPDMRTTEGFLQALADAKAKFPDINGQPLIPLGMYDFNEKGNSSLQAYIQNFLAIPYEKDGQLYDRDTDAEYVKWLKTMRQANENGLLSKDIFIDKRPQMEEKIAQGRYFAMLYARSDLANQQNALFANDPNSIYIAVDGPANAAQDQATLAGPSISGWTVTLISKNVKDKTRAIRFLDYLISEEGQRDMFFGKQGVTWDTIDGKDQFLPDVLELLNSDRGAFDKKYGASHTFWMLMDTNLTPEWSPPAVEPFKQMEDWTRGKALSLSQFDQLDPTGASEEGIMKTKLDHEFGKALPRLLLAKSDAEFDSLWQEYLSKRDALGFGTVQAYKQKKYEENVAKLAEFIN; from the coding sequence ATGGTTAAACAACCTGCAATTAAACGTTTGCTGGTGCTGCCGCTTGCCGCTGCACTCGTATTTACAGCAGCCTGCTCATCAAACAGCAGTACGAACGAGGGCGCAACGAATGGGGGCGCGTCTCCAACTGCTGCTGCTGAGGTGAAGCTGACGCAGGAGGATAAAGGCTGGGAAGTGGATAAAAGCCCGATTACGTTCGACTGGTATATTAATTTCGCGTGGTTTCCTAATAAGTGGGGCGTAGATGACACATCCAAGTATATTACGGAGAAAACAGGCGTAGATATTAACTTCATCGTCCCTGCCGGCAATGAGGCGGAAAAGATGAATACGATGATCGCCTCCGGCAGCCTGCCTGATTTCATTACGCTCGGCTGGTATGAGGATGCTGTCAAAAAAATGATAGAAGGCGAGCTGGTGCTCCCGCTTAATGAGCTGGCTGACCAATATGACCCTTACTTCTATAAGGTGACCGACCCGGCAAAGCTCGCCTGGTACAAGCAAGAGGATGGCCATATTTATGGGTATCCGAACGCCTCCTCCTCGCCGAAGGATTACGAGAAGTTTGGCGACAGCATCACCTCTACGCAGACGTTCCTCGTACGCAAGGATATGTATGAGGCTATCGGCAGCCCGGATATGCGGACAACGGAAGGTTTCCTTCAAGCGTTGGCTGATGCAAAAGCGAAATTTCCCGACATTAACGGCCAGCCGTTAATTCCGCTGGGCATGTATGATTTTAATGAGAAGGGCAACAGCTCGCTGCAAGCTTATATTCAAAATTTCTTGGCTATTCCTTATGAAAAAGATGGGCAGCTGTATGATCGCGACACGGACGCAGAATATGTAAAGTGGCTCAAGACGATGCGCCAAGCGAATGAAAACGGCCTGCTCTCGAAAGACATATTCATCGACAAGCGTCCGCAAATGGAGGAGAAAATTGCCCAAGGCCGCTACTTTGCGATGCTGTATGCGAGGTCTGATCTGGCCAACCAGCAAAATGCGCTATTTGCAAACGATCCTAACTCCATTTATATTGCGGTGGATGGGCCAGCTAATGCTGCGCAGGATCAAGCAACGCTTGCAGGGCCATCCATTTCCGGCTGGACCGTTACCCTCATCTCCAAAAATGTGAAGGATAAAACAAGAGCGATCCGCTTCCTGGACTACCTCATTTCGGAAGAGGGCCAGCGGGATATGTTTTTCGGCAAGCAGGGCGTAACCTGGGATACAATAGACGGGAAAGACCAATTTTTACCTGACGTATTGGAGCTGCTTAATTCCGACCGTGGGGCCTTCGATAAAAAATATGGCGCCTCCCATACGTTCTGGATGCTGATGGATACGAATTTGACGCCGGAATGGTCGCCGCCAGCTGTCGAGCCATTCAAGCAGATGGAAGACTGGACGCGCGGCAAAGCGCTCAGCCTGTCGCAATTTGACCAGCTTGACCCGACGGGGGCATCCGAGGAAGGCATTATGAAGACGAAGCTGGACCATGAATTTGGCAAGGCGCTTCCGAGGCTGCTGCTTGCGAAGTCGGATGCCGAATTCGACAGCTTGTGGCAGGAGTATTTGAGCAAGCGCGATGCTCTTGGCTTTGGCACCGTTCAGGCCTATAAGCAGAAAAAATATGAAGAGAACGTTGCAAAGCTGGCAGAATTCATTAACTAA
- a CDS encoding alpha/beta hydrolase-fold protein, producing MKSEAKGHYTVGSSERVVYASHRQLEYRIRIAVPKEAPPEKGYPIIYATDGDAVFGTFAEAARLQTRKPHGYDPVIIVGIGYPSGEPFDMTRRCYDFTTPAKLENLPARPNGQPWPEHGGADCFLDFLETELKPALEQEFPIDKERQTIFGHSLGGLLVLHALFSRPQSFQRFAAGSPSIWWNKHAVLEEQAAFAAWLVQADHPPKLLITIGAEELPDMVKDSEQLADSLKPLQASGFHAAIAKFPEESHVSVLPGAISRVIKFALSG from the coding sequence ATGAAAAGCGAAGCTAAGGGGCATTATACGGTTGGAAGCAGCGAGAGAGTTGTGTATGCAAGCCACAGGCAGCTGGAATACCGCATTCGGATAGCTGTGCCGAAGGAGGCGCCTCCGGAGAAGGGCTACCCGATCATTTATGCAACGGATGGGGATGCGGTGTTCGGCACGTTCGCCGAGGCTGCCCGCTTGCAAACGCGCAAGCCGCATGGCTATGACCCCGTCATTATCGTAGGCATCGGCTATCCATCCGGTGAACCGTTCGATATGACCCGGCGCTGCTATGATTTCACGACACCTGCCAAGCTCGAAAATTTGCCTGCCCGGCCGAATGGCCAGCCATGGCCGGAGCATGGAGGAGCTGATTGCTTTCTCGATTTTTTGGAGACGGAGCTGAAGCCGGCGCTGGAGCAGGAATTTCCCATAGACAAGGAGCGGCAGACGATTTTCGGACATTCGCTGGGGGGCCTGCTCGTCCTCCATGCCTTATTCAGCCGCCCTCAGTCCTTTCAGCGCTTTGCTGCGGGAAGCCCGTCCATATGGTGGAACAAGCATGCGGTGCTGGAGGAGCAAGCCGCATTCGCAGCATGGCTCGTACAGGCCGATCACCCGCCTAAGCTGTTGATTACCATTGGCGCGGAGGAACTGCCGGATATGGTGAAGGACTCCGAGCAGTTGGCGGACAGTTTGAAGCCGCTCCAAGCCAGCGGATTCCATGCCGCAATCGCCAAATTTCCCGAGGAGAGCCACGTTAGCGTGCTGCCGGGAGCGATAAGCCGGGTCATTAAATTTGCCTTATCCGGCTAG
- a CDS encoding sensor histidine kinase, with the protein MGRQIRNYFQATAYWLGRRSMQSRLVAAYVFILLFPSIVVSNYLFGEIRDSHINETLRQGQYLVELEKVNILNQIDAMELAAQLTILSADITEYISTHKEFSTEELLDLYRGPLTDVINIQTNNPNIAHLRLFADNDYISEMWPIVFHERRIQKEPWYSELAELDGKELWVFKEEDADILHRNVTDVHNQMPKVSLMRVVRAGSERIGVIQVEMLLKHFAPKAFASLQDEGSQMMLADSKGSIVLDELQAFAGKGSNPKLRAAIKEQFAAMKELGQQEIRFSVDDHPYLLIRTPVEQAEAELLHVISLESVYERVSNGQFRIMAVNVGLIGLLSIITYMMNAIILKNLRRLTDAMKKVRRGETPAGLPLSGGGEIGELAFHFNKMMQTINELIAQGVRKKALTKEAELRTLHSQIDSHFLYNTLENIKMLAEIENQRLISDSLTSLGGMMRYNFKWSGEYVRLQDEIRHIQNYIDVMNIRFDEPVVLERSIEPGLLEVEMLKMSLQPIVENALKHAWPELGEEQRLIQIAAFEQAEGVIVITLRDNGEGIAPEPLALLNERIQLERAGERLMDEYERSAKPLYGIGLRNVHQRIRIYYGKPYGLQVRSEEGQFTEVMLTLPKVLIAGGGDDD; encoded by the coding sequence GTGGGAAGGCAAATCCGGAATTATTTTCAGGCGACGGCTTATTGGCTGGGCAGAAGATCGATGCAAAGCCGTCTGGTCGCCGCGTATGTTTTTATATTGCTGTTTCCAAGCATTGTGGTGTCCAATTATTTGTTTGGGGAAATTAGAGACAGCCATATTAATGAGACGCTTCGGCAGGGGCAGTATTTAGTGGAGCTGGAAAAGGTAAATATTTTGAATCAAATTGATGCGATGGAGCTGGCAGCCCAGCTTACGATATTAAGCGCGGATATAACCGAGTATATATCTACACACAAGGAATTTTCGACGGAGGAGCTGCTGGATTTATACCGGGGGCCGCTGACCGACGTCATCAATATTCAAACGAACAATCCGAACATCGCCCATTTGCGCCTGTTTGCAGACAATGATTATATATCGGAAATGTGGCCGATTGTGTTTCATGAGCGGCGTATTCAGAAGGAGCCTTGGTATTCAGAGCTTGCGGAGCTGGATGGCAAGGAGCTGTGGGTGTTTAAGGAGGAGGACGCCGATATTTTGCACCGGAATGTGACGGATGTGCACAATCAGATGCCCAAGGTTTCCCTTATGCGGGTCGTCCGGGCAGGGAGCGAACGAATCGGCGTTATTCAGGTGGAAATGCTGCTGAAGCATTTTGCGCCTAAAGCCTTTGCAAGCTTGCAGGATGAGGGCTCGCAGATGATGCTGGCCGACAGCAAGGGAAGCATCGTGCTCGATGAGCTCCAAGCCTTCGCGGGCAAGGGCAGCAATCCGAAGCTGCGCGCAGCCATTAAGGAGCAGTTCGCCGCAATGAAGGAGCTTGGGCAGCAGGAGATACGTTTTTCCGTAGACGATCATCCTTATTTGCTCATTCGTACGCCCGTAGAGCAAGCGGAAGCAGAGCTGCTTCATGTCATTTCCTTGGAGTCGGTGTATGAACGCGTATCTAATGGGCAATTTCGAATTATGGCCGTTAATGTGGGGCTCATTGGCTTGCTGTCTATTATTACGTATATGATGAATGCTATTATTCTCAAAAATTTGCGGCGCTTAACCGATGCGATGAAGAAAGTCAGGCGGGGAGAGACGCCGGCGGGGCTTCCTCTCAGCGGAGGCGGGGAAATCGGCGAGCTGGCGTTCCATTTTAACAAAATGATGCAAACGATTAATGAACTGATTGCCCAAGGCGTGAGGAAGAAGGCGCTGACGAAGGAAGCCGAGCTGCGGACGCTGCACAGCCAGATTGATTCCCACTTCTTGTACAATACGCTGGAAAATATAAAAATGCTGGCCGAAATTGAAAATCAGCGCCTCATCTCTGACTCGCTTACGTCGCTGGGCGGCATGATGCGCTACAACTTTAAGTGGTCTGGCGAATATGTGCGCTTGCAGGATGAAATTCGCCATATTCAAAACTATATCGACGTCATGAATATTCGCTTCGACGAGCCCGTCGTCCTTGAACGGAGCATCGAGCCGGGCTTGCTGGAAGTAGAGATGCTAAAAATGTCCCTGCAGCCGATTGTTGAAAATGCGCTTAAGCATGCCTGGCCAGAGCTGGGAGAGGAGCAGCGCCTCATCCAGATTGCCGCATTCGAGCAGGCGGAGGGCGTAATCGTCATTACGCTGCGCGATAATGGCGAAGGAATCGCTCCGGAGCCGCTTGCGCTGCTGAATGAACGCATTCAGCTGGAACGGGCGGGCGAGCGCCTGATGGACGAATATGAACGAAGCGCCAAGCCGTTGTACGGCATAGGGCTGCGCAATGTGCACCAACGCATCCGCATTTATTACGGCAAGCCCTATGGGCTGCAGGTGCGCAGCGAGGAAGGCCAGTTCACTGAAGTAATGTTGACGCTGCCCAAGGTGCTGATTGCAGGAGGAGGGGATGACGATTAA
- a CDS encoding carbohydrate ABC transporter permease: protein MLSLKRKTKGEAAFDFFNGFGMLLVCFATLYPIWYVLVNAFNEGQDGMRGGIYWWPRMFSVESFEAVFQSAGIMTAMGITVAKTVLGVLLHVFFTAMVAYAFSRRGLIGGKIYILIGTVTLFFGGGLIPTYLLIRDLHLLDNFLVYIIPALFSFFDLIIFMTFFREIPDGLEEAAKIDGANDWGIFLKVVLPVSLPVIATIALFHGVYQWNDYFAGVIYMNNMDLQPIQTYLYRVVAQSSSNQMVAAIPGGVGKTVTSQSIKLATMVVTTLPIVLVYPFLQKYFVKGMMIGSIKG, encoded by the coding sequence TTGCTCAGCTTGAAACGAAAAACAAAGGGAGAAGCAGCATTCGACTTCTTTAACGGCTTCGGCATGCTGCTCGTGTGCTTTGCGACCTTGTATCCCATCTGGTACGTCCTCGTAAATGCATTCAATGAAGGACAGGACGGCATGCGCGGCGGCATATACTGGTGGCCGCGCATGTTCAGCGTGGAAAGCTTTGAGGCGGTATTCCAGAGCGCGGGCATTATGACGGCAATGGGCATTACGGTAGCCAAAACAGTGCTTGGCGTGCTGCTGCATGTTTTTTTCACCGCGATGGTAGCCTATGCATTTTCCCGCAGGGGACTTATTGGCGGCAAAATTTACATTTTAATAGGCACGGTCACCTTGTTTTTCGGCGGCGGCCTGATTCCTACTTATTTGCTAATTAGAGATTTGCATTTGCTGGACAATTTTCTCGTGTATATTATTCCAGCGTTGTTCAGCTTCTTCGACCTTATTATATTCATGACCTTCTTCCGGGAAATTCCGGATGGACTGGAGGAAGCGGCGAAAATCGACGGAGCGAATGACTGGGGCATTTTCCTCAAGGTGGTGCTGCCGGTATCGCTGCCGGTCATTGCGACGATTGCGCTGTTCCATGGGGTGTATCAGTGGAATGACTATTTTGCCGGCGTCATTTATATGAACAATATGGATTTGCAGCCGATCCAAACGTATTTGTACCGGGTAGTGGCACAGTCCAGCTCGAATCAGATGGTTGCCGCCATTCCGGGAGGCGTTGGCAAAACCGTTACCTCACAGTCGATCAAGCTGGCGACGATGGTCGTTACGACGCTGCCGATTGTGCTGGTTTATCCGTTCCTGCAAAAGTATTTTGTCAAAGGCATGATGATTGGCTCCATTAAGGGCTAG